One Sodalinema gerasimenkoae IPPAS B-353 DNA segment encodes these proteins:
- a CDS encoding SDR family NAD(P)-dependent oxidoreductase: MVQHLQGKVALVTGATRGLGKGIAVGLGEAGATVYITGRSYDRSNLEDREIGGTLLDTQAAVEEAGGVCVPVQVDHSDDEQVRSLFDRIDNEQEGQLDLLVNNVFAGVQAIADAYGDPFWKQGPQLWDAVNQVGLRSHYVSSIFAARLMQRRQRGVICTISSWGGLSYLFGAAYGAGKSACDRLAADMAVELKPDNIASIAIWPGIVGTEQIARFADNTSAEGELDPVACDYALAMLTLWGNVTGRAIAALAADAKVLRYSGKVQIVAELARRYKLVDQAGNRPASLRSLRFLLGAQFPALRDRDTLITIPSGNRGRNSGMR, translated from the coding sequence ATGGTGCAACATCTTCAGGGTAAAGTGGCTTTGGTCACTGGGGCAACACGGGGCTTAGGAAAAGGTATCGCTGTCGGCTTGGGGGAAGCGGGGGCGACGGTTTATATTACCGGCCGCAGTTACGATCGCTCAAATCTCGAAGATCGTGAGATTGGTGGAACCTTACTCGACACTCAAGCGGCGGTGGAAGAAGCTGGCGGTGTCTGCGTTCCGGTTCAAGTGGATCACAGTGATGATGAACAGGTGCGATCGCTGTTCGATCGCATTGACAACGAACAAGAGGGCCAACTGGATCTCTTGGTTAACAACGTGTTCGCGGGGGTACAAGCCATCGCCGATGCTTACGGCGATCCCTTCTGGAAACAGGGGCCGCAACTCTGGGATGCGGTGAACCAAGTGGGGTTACGCAGTCACTACGTCAGCAGCATTTTCGCGGCCCGTCTCATGCAACGCCGCCAGCGAGGGGTGATTTGTACCATTTCCTCCTGGGGGGGACTATCCTACCTTTTCGGGGCGGCCTATGGGGCCGGGAAGTCCGCCTGCGATCGCCTGGCCGCCGACATGGCTGTGGAGTTAAAGCCGGATAATATCGCCTCGATTGCGATTTGGCCGGGAATTGTGGGAACGGAACAAATCGCCCGTTTTGCGGATAATACCTCGGCTGAGGGAGAATTGGACCCCGTTGCCTGCGACTACGCGCTAGCGATGTTAACCCTTTGGGGGAATGTCACTGGCCGGGCGATCGCCGCCCTAGCCGCTGATGCCAAGGTTCTCCGCTACAGTGGTAAAGTGCAGATTGTCGCCGAACTGGCCCGACGCTATAAACTGGTAGACCAAGCTGGCAATCGTCCCGCCTCCTTGCGATCGCTGCGCTTTCTCCTCGGCGCTCAGTTCCCCGCCCTGAGAGACCGTGATACACTCATTACGATCCCTTCTGGAAACAGGGGCCGCAACTCTGGGATGCGGTGA
- the larB gene encoding nickel pincer cofactor biosynthesis protein LarB codes for MDSEALQTLLQAVARGEVPPDFALDKIQEIGYEPVGEFAKIDQQRRERTGFPEVIWGQDKTPDQIVRIMMAMGDRQSVVMATRIAPDIYRLIRDRLREVRYYPEARICAIAPDPLPIEYRGTIGIVSAGTADLPVAEEAAVTAELCGFEVFRLWDVGVAGIHRLLSNQHLLKRAHVLIVVAGMEGALPSVVAGLVDAPVIAVPTSIGYGASFGGLAPLLTMLNSCATGIGVVNIDNGFGGAMLAGQILRTGETLTRKMPH; via the coding sequence ATGGACTCAGAAGCCTTGCAAACACTCCTACAGGCGGTAGCGAGGGGGGAAGTCCCGCCGGACTTTGCGCTTGACAAAATCCAAGAAATAGGCTACGAGCCAGTGGGTGAGTTTGCCAAGATTGATCAGCAACGGCGGGAGAGAACTGGCTTTCCCGAAGTGATTTGGGGACAGGATAAAACCCCAGACCAGATTGTGCGGATTATGATGGCCATGGGCGATCGCCAATCGGTGGTGATGGCGACGCGGATTGCCCCAGACATCTATCGTCTGATTCGCGATCGCCTGCGAGAGGTGCGTTACTATCCCGAAGCCCGCATTTGTGCGATCGCCCCTGATCCCCTTCCTATCGAGTATCGGGGAACCATCGGTATTGTCAGCGCCGGAACCGCCGATCTCCCAGTGGCCGAAGAAGCCGCCGTCACCGCTGAACTCTGTGGCTTTGAGGTGTTTCGCCTCTGGGATGTGGGAGTGGCGGGAATCCATCGCCTCCTCAGCAACCAGCATCTATTGAAACGGGCCCATGTCTTAATTGTGGTGGCGGGGATGGAAGGGGCCTTACCCAGTGTCGTCGCCGGATTAGTCGATGCGCCGGTTATCGCTGTTCCCACTAGCATCGGCTATGGGGCCAGTTTCGGCGGTTTAGCCCCCCTCCTCACCATGTTAAACTCCTGCGCTACAGGAATCGGGGTAGTGAATATCGACAACGGCTTTGGTGGGGCCATGCTGGCCGGACAAATCCTACGGACTGGGGAAACCCTAACCCGCAAAATGCCCCATTAA
- a CDS encoding carbon dioxide-concentrating mechanism protein CcmK, giving the protein MTQQAVGSIETKGFPGVMAAADAMVKAGRVTLVGYIRVGSARFNINIRGDVSEVKTAMDAGIAAVERTYGATLESWVIIPRPHENIVAVLPIDYGPDVEEFRDAVNGGRLPRSLSSGS; this is encoded by the coding sequence GTGACACAGCAGGCAGTAGGATCGATTGAAACTAAAGGATTTCCTGGCGTTATGGCGGCCGCCGACGCGATGGTGAAGGCCGGACGAGTGACGCTTGTGGGCTATATTCGGGTGGGAAGCGCCCGCTTTAACATTAATATCCGTGGGGATGTGTCCGAGGTGAAAACGGCTATGGATGCCGGAATTGCCGCCGTGGAACGGACGTATGGGGCAACGTTAGAGTCTTGGGTGATTATCCCTCGTCCCCATGAGAACATTGTCGCGGTTCTCCCGATTGATTATGGCCCGGATGTGGAAGAGTTCCGGGATGCAGTTAATGGGGGACGCTTACCCCGTTCTCTGTCGAGTGGTTCCTAA
- a CDS encoding ABC transporter substrate-binding protein codes for MFVLTPISPHLHPLRRLLSLGVLALVLLLGLSSCQIEQFRVRAADGSQIILGQLSDPKTFNAALSQESPNVFSYIYDGLVTSDGVTAEVIPELAESWETSEDNLRLVFTLREGLRWSDGEPLTADDVVFTFNDIYFNRRIPSSTRDVLRVGESGEFPTIQKLDDRRIEVLLPEPFSPILRTLGSPILPEHILRPAVEDVNEEGEPRFNTMWGTNTPPQEIISNGPYRLSQYAPGQRVRFERNPYYWNEDDDGTPRPHIRSVVWQVVENQDTQLLQFRSGGLSSITVNPPYFSLLKQEEERGNFTIYEDGPQMGTTFISFNLNRGQNPNGRPLVDPIKSKWFNTLAFRQAVAHAIDRETMINSIYRGLGEPQNSPISIQSPYYLSPDEGLPTYEYDLDKARELLLEAGFQYDARGRLLDEDGNRVQFELITNAGNQTREAIGAQIRQDLSQIGIQVNFTPIDFNNLVNRLNNTLDWECHLIGFTGGVEPHGNLTIFAVDGRLHSFNQNRDDPPLEGRVVEDWEREIESLYIQGAQVFGDEERKEIYGQAQILVQENLPFIYLVNPLSMAAVRNTIQGTQYSAIGGVFWNLPELTIED; via the coding sequence ATGTTTGTCTTAACTCCCATTTCGCCGCATCTGCACCCGCTTCGTCGCCTCCTCAGCCTGGGGGTGCTGGCCCTGGTGCTGCTGTTAGGATTGAGTAGCTGTCAGATTGAACAGTTCCGGGTTCGCGCAGCCGATGGGAGTCAGATTATTCTGGGACAACTTAGTGATCCCAAAACCTTCAACGCGGCGTTAAGTCAGGAGTCCCCCAACGTCTTTTCCTATATTTATGACGGACTGGTAACCTCCGATGGGGTGACGGCGGAGGTGATTCCTGAATTGGCGGAGTCTTGGGAAACCTCGGAGGATAACCTGCGGCTGGTGTTTACCCTACGGGAAGGATTACGCTGGTCTGATGGAGAACCCCTAACCGCCGATGATGTAGTCTTTACCTTCAACGACATTTACTTTAACCGCCGCATTCCCAGTTCAACCCGTGATGTATTGCGAGTTGGCGAGAGTGGGGAGTTTCCCACCATCCAAAAATTGGACGATCGCCGTATTGAAGTTCTCCTTCCTGAACCCTTTTCCCCAATTCTGAGAACCTTGGGATCGCCAATTCTCCCGGAACATATTTTGCGTCCGGCGGTTGAGGATGTGAATGAGGAGGGAGAACCCCGTTTTAATACTATGTGGGGAACCAATACCCCTCCTCAAGAGATTATTAGTAATGGTCCCTATCGTTTAAGTCAATATGCACCCGGTCAACGGGTTCGCTTTGAACGGAATCCCTATTATTGGAATGAAGACGACGACGGAACCCCCAGACCCCATATTCGCAGTGTCGTCTGGCAAGTGGTGGAAAATCAAGATACCCAATTGTTACAATTTCGGTCTGGGGGCTTGAGTTCGATTACCGTTAATCCTCCCTATTTTTCTCTCTTGAAACAAGAAGAAGAACGGGGTAACTTCACCATTTATGAAGACGGCCCACAGATGGGAACAACGTTTATTTCCTTTAACCTTAACCGAGGTCAAAATCCCAACGGCCGTCCTTTAGTTGACCCGATTAAATCCAAATGGTTTAATACCCTGGCCTTTCGTCAAGCGGTAGCCCATGCGATTGATCGCGAGACGATGATCAATAGTATTTATCGGGGCTTGGGAGAACCGCAAAATTCACCGATTTCGATTCAAAGTCCCTATTATCTCTCCCCGGATGAAGGACTCCCCACCTACGAATATGATTTGGATAAAGCGCGGGAACTCTTGCTAGAAGCCGGTTTCCAATATGACGCTCGCGGCCGTTTATTGGATGAGGACGGGAACCGGGTGCAGTTTGAACTGATTACCAATGCTGGAAACCAGACTCGGGAAGCGATTGGGGCGCAAATTCGCCAAGATTTAAGCCAGATTGGCATTCAGGTTAATTTCACCCCCATTGACTTTAATAACTTGGTCAATCGACTCAATAATACTCTCGACTGGGAGTGCCATTTGATTGGCTTTACGGGAGGAGTTGAACCCCATGGAAATTTGACCATCTTTGCCGTCGATGGTCGTTTACATAGTTTTAATCAAAATCGCGATGATCCCCCCCTAGAAGGACGAGTGGTGGAAGATTGGGAGCGAGAAATCGAATCCCTCTATATCCAAGGGGCCCAGGTTTTTGGGGATGAGGAACGCAAAGAAATTTATGGACAAGCCCAGATTTTAGTCCAGGAAAATCTGCCGTTTATCTATCTAGTCAATCCCCTGTCGATGGCGGCGGTACGCAATACAATTCAAGGAACTCAGTATTCGGCAATTGGTGGGGTGTTCTGGAACCTACCTGAACTGACGATTGAGGACTAG
- a CDS encoding ABC transporter ATP-binding protein has protein sequence MSKRRNRQLDQPPLKTPQKSPKTRFFNVLANTPKLVKLVWQAEPGYLLLSVVITLVRGLIPVTELYITKLVVDEVVANIGQLEAAGLTILGLVALRFAISFLSEVSNQVNSYSLQVLKDRFSIHANGVLIQQAIRLDLSHYELPEFHDTLSRAQQSGSDYPVRILGTLTGLLGQLVSFFSSIALLLRFSPWVMLLLLVTSIPALWASVKYSGRRFWLSRSQTQAGRRADYLQRVLTQNAFAKEVRLFRLGDYLLQQWAAIRRRFNNESAFLARRFATVRGLAGTVANLGYYSAYGWTIVRAVQGTISIGDFTMYSGAFAQAQSVLQQILQSIAQTYEYNLYVSQYFEFLDLAPKVVDPPEPKPFPNPIRQGLELRNVSFTYPGASEPTLENLNLTVKPGESIALVGVNGAGKTTLLKLVTRLYDPSEGEITVDGVPLSEIALQELRRNIGVIFQDFARYSLTAQDNIGFGDLSRRDDLGQIDAAAAAGGATEVIEGLDKGYETILGKIFAGGTDLSGGQWQKIGMARAFMSSAPILILDEPTAALDAIAESELFSRFRRLTEGRMTFFVSHRFSTVRMADRIVVLENHRIIEVGSHAELLEKRGLYAKMFHLQASSYLEG, from the coding sequence TTGTCTAAACGCCGCAACCGCCAACTGGATCAGCCTCCCCTCAAAACACCGCAAAAATCCCCAAAAACGCGGTTTTTTAATGTTCTTGCCAATACCCCCAAACTGGTCAAATTGGTTTGGCAAGCTGAACCCGGCTATCTGCTTCTCTCAGTCGTTATCACCCTAGTTCGGGGTTTAATTCCCGTTACCGAACTCTATATCACCAAACTGGTGGTGGATGAAGTGGTGGCCAATATCGGGCAACTCGAAGCCGCTGGCTTGACGATTTTAGGATTAGTCGCCCTACGATTTGCCATTAGTTTCCTATCAGAAGTTTCCAACCAAGTCAATAGTTATAGCCTACAAGTTCTTAAAGATCGCTTTTCTATTCACGCCAATGGGGTTCTCATTCAGCAAGCCATTCGTCTGGATTTATCCCATTACGAATTACCTGAATTTCATGATACCCTCAGCCGCGCTCAACAAAGTGGCAGTGACTATCCTGTTCGCATTTTAGGAACCTTAACCGGGTTACTGGGGCAATTGGTGAGTTTTTTCAGTTCTATTGCCCTCTTGTTGCGATTTAGTCCCTGGGTGATGCTGTTATTACTGGTTACGTCCATTCCCGCACTTTGGGCTAGCGTTAAGTATTCTGGGCGGCGCTTTTGGCTGTCGCGATCGCAAACTCAAGCGGGCCGACGGGCAGATTATCTGCAACGAGTCTTAACCCAAAATGCCTTCGCCAAAGAAGTGCGTTTATTTCGCTTAGGGGACTATCTCCTCCAACAATGGGCCGCCATTCGTCGCCGTTTTAACAATGAATCGGCTTTCCTCGCCCGCCGCTTTGCTACAGTCCGGGGATTAGCGGGAACCGTCGCCAACTTAGGCTACTATAGCGCCTATGGTTGGACGATTGTGCGGGCGGTTCAGGGAACCATTAGCATCGGAGATTTTACCATGTATTCTGGGGCGTTTGCCCAAGCCCAAAGTGTCTTGCAGCAGATTTTACAAAGTATCGCCCAAACCTATGAATACAACCTTTATGTTTCCCAATATTTTGAGTTTTTAGACTTAGCCCCCAAAGTCGTGGATCCCCCCGAACCTAAACCCTTTCCCAACCCCATTCGTCAGGGATTAGAATTACGCAATGTCAGTTTTACCTATCCAGGGGCCAGCGAACCCACCCTAGAAAACCTCAATTTAACGGTGAAGCCGGGGGAAAGTATCGCCCTGGTGGGGGTGAATGGGGCGGGAAAAACGACCTTATTGAAGCTGGTGACGCGACTGTATGATCCCAGTGAGGGAGAAATTACCGTCGATGGCGTTCCCCTCTCGGAAATCGCCTTGCAGGAGTTACGCCGCAACATTGGCGTGATTTTCCAGGATTTCGCCCGCTATAGTCTCACTGCCCAGGATAATATCGGCTTTGGGGATTTGTCGCGGCGGGATGATCTCGGCCAGATTGATGCCGCTGCGGCCGCTGGAGGGGCAACGGAGGTGATTGAGGGCTTAGATAAAGGCTATGAGACGATTTTGGGGAAAATCTTTGCCGGGGGAACCGATTTATCGGGGGGACAATGGCAGAAAATTGGTATGGCCCGGGCCTTTATGAGTTCGGCGCCGATCTTGATTTTGGATGAACCGACGGCCGCCTTGGATGCGATCGCCGAGTCAGAGTTATTTAGTCGCTTCCGTCGCCTCACGGAAGGACGGATGACGTTTTTTGTCAGTCACCGCTTTTCGACGGTTCGCATGGCCGATCGCATTGTGGTTTTGGAAAACCATCGTATTATCGAGGTGGGGTCTCATGCAGAACTGTTAGAGAAACGTGGCCTTTATGCCAAGATGTTTCATCTGCAAGCGTCAAGTTATTTGGAAGGATAA
- a CDS encoding SDR family NAD(P)-dependent oxidoreductase → MNQVGLRSHYVSSIFAARLMNRRQRGLICTISSWGGMSYIFGAAYGAGKSACDRLAADMAVELKPDNIASIAIWPGIVGTEQIARFADNTSTEGELDPQRTLMRDRYNWETPLLTGRAIAALAADAKVLGYSGKVQIVAELARRYKLVDQAGNRPASLRSLRFLLGAQFPALRDRDTLIPDLIIPWPLLLWGALQAPKT, encoded by the coding sequence GTGAACCAAGTGGGGTTACGCAGTCACTACGTCAGCAGCATTTTCGCGGCCCGTCTGATGAACCGCCGCCAGCGAGGGCTGATTTGTACCATTTCGTCCTGGGGGGGAATGTCTTATATTTTCGGGGCCGCCTATGGGGCCGGGAAGTCGGCTTGCGATCGCCTAGCCGCCGACATGGCTGTGGAGTTAAAGCCGGATAATATCGCCTCGATTGCGATTTGGCCGGGGATTGTGGGAACGGAACAAATCGCCCGTTTTGCGGATAATACCTCGACTGAGGGAGAATTGGACCCGCAACGGACGCTGATGCGCGATCGCTACAATTGGGAAACCCCCTTACTCACTGGCCGGGCGATCGCTGCCTTAGCCGCTGATGCCAAGGTTCTCGGCTACAGTGGCAAGGTGCAGATCGTCGCTGAACTCGCCCGACGCTATAAACTGGTAGACCAAGCTGGCAATCGTCCCGCTTCCTTGCGATCGCTGCGCTTTCTCCTCGGCGCTCAGTTCCCCGCCCTGAGAGACCGTGATACACTCATTCCAGACTTGATTATTCCCTGGCCGCTGTTACTGTGGGGAGCGTTACAAGCCCCGAAAACCTAA
- a CDS encoding alpha/beta hydrolase, translating to MSLVPWLLAILSGLGLLLSLAIVLPAPTMLILVFTVVTPEISPWLIGVHAIALLLLARLSLTGGVAIAILVCSLLGLSLSLLPLLQVPATVARFNAEMERGLGSAYLKTVPEPSRQAMRRQPLQLLDVFRGIPLPPVRIQRGIPFAEPDDVPLKLNLYRPEAVGQYPTVIIIYGGAWRQGTPDNDEWFSRYLASRGYTVVAIDYRHAPEYQFPAQLEDVKTAIRFVCDRADEFEVDGDRMALMGRSSGGHLAMLAAYDPDSIPIRGLINYYAPVNLTNGYYDLPSPDPLGIQNILRDFLGGTPEELPDLYERASPWHLVAPNLPPSLLIYGQRDHLVQAKFGRNLQEKLLSFDNRSIFLEIPWAEHAFDAVYFGISNQIALYYTERFLAHTLSNP from the coding sequence ATGTCCCTTGTACCGTGGCTTCTGGCGATTCTCAGCGGTTTAGGACTGTTGTTGAGTCTGGCGATTGTGTTACCGGCCCCCACCATGTTGATCTTGGTGTTTACGGTTGTCACCCCCGAGATTTCGCCTTGGTTGATTGGAGTTCACGCGATCGCCCTGTTGCTGTTGGCCCGTTTGTCTCTCACGGGGGGCGTTGCGATCGCCATCCTTGTTTGTAGTCTACTGGGTTTAAGCCTCAGCCTGCTACCTCTGCTGCAAGTTCCGGCCACCGTGGCCCGGTTCAACGCCGAGATGGAACGAGGATTAGGGTCAGCGTATCTCAAAACCGTCCCTGAACCCAGTCGCCAGGCCATGCGTCGCCAACCGTTACAGCTACTGGATGTCTTTCGCGGGATTCCTCTCCCACCGGTTCGCATTCAACGAGGGATTCCCTTCGCCGAACCCGATGACGTACCTCTGAAACTCAATCTCTATCGGCCGGAAGCGGTGGGGCAATATCCCACGGTTATCATCATTTATGGTGGGGCCTGGCGACAGGGAACCCCCGATAATGATGAATGGTTTAGCCGTTATCTCGCCAGTCGCGGCTATACGGTGGTGGCCATTGATTACCGCCACGCACCTGAGTATCAATTTCCGGCCCAATTAGAGGATGTCAAAACGGCGATTCGCTTTGTCTGCGATCGCGCAGACGAGTTCGAGGTGGATGGCGATCGCATGGCGTTGATGGGGCGATCGTCCGGCGGTCATTTGGCCATGTTAGCCGCCTACGACCCCGATTCAATTCCCATTCGCGGGCTAATTAACTACTACGCCCCCGTAAATTTAACCAACGGTTATTACGATTTACCCAGTCCCGATCCTCTAGGAATCCAAAATATTTTACGAGACTTTCTCGGCGGCACTCCCGAAGAACTCCCGGACTTATATGAGCGCGCCTCCCCCTGGCATCTCGTTGCCCCCAATTTACCGCCATCTCTCCTCATATATGGTCAACGAGATCATTTAGTTCAAGCCAAATTTGGACGTAACCTTCAAGAGAAATTATTAAGCTTTGACAATCGTTCAATCTTCCTAGAAATTCCCTGGGCAGAACACGCCTTTGATGCCGTCTATTTTGGCATTAGTAATCAAATCGCCCTCTATTACACCGAACGTTTCCTAGCCCATACCCTATCAAACCCGTAA
- a CDS encoding flavin-containing monooxygenase, translating into MVRTETQPKTSTPTDTRHKQLIIGAGFVGLGIAQALKDAKIPYDQVDASDDIGGNWYHGVYESAHIISSKKVTQFTHFPMPSDYPDFPSAQQLLAYLNSFADHFQLRPQIELERRVNLVCPIADNLWNVTFANGEQRIYKGVILCNGHHWCKRFPNFKGTFAGDIIHSKDYKTPDILRGKRVLVIGGGNSGCDIAAEAARVAEKSVLSLRESVWFIPKSFAGFPIVDLIRGWMPQWFQRVLAYTIIRLTFGKHERYGLPKPNHRIFDKHPTLNNEVPYYIKHGRILPKPEVSKLDGQFVEFVDGSREEFDLIVCATGYHVAYPFLPEELQRVRGATVQCYGGSFLADYKGLAYLGWGQARGGVGSLIAAFGPRFARCLKLQDEIDVPLGLVFKAMGQQLPETHLSDPHRVFRQLKLLDFAWGLLRWKARQLDKEDPNFQNQPL; encoded by the coding sequence ATGGTTCGTACCGAAACTCAACCTAAAACCTCCACTCCCACCGACACTCGCCACAAACAGCTAATTATCGGGGCGGGATTTGTTGGTTTAGGGATTGCCCAAGCCTTAAAAGATGCTAAAATCCCCTATGATCAAGTGGATGCCAGCGACGATATTGGCGGAAATTGGTATCACGGCGTGTATGAAAGCGCCCATATTATCTCATCGAAGAAAGTGACTCAATTTACTCACTTTCCCATGCCCTCAGATTACCCCGATTTCCCCAGTGCCCAACAACTCTTAGCCTATTTAAACAGCTTTGCCGATCACTTTCAACTGCGCCCCCAGATTGAACTCGAACGCCGGGTTAATCTAGTTTGCCCCATTGCAGATAACCTCTGGAACGTTACCTTTGCCAACGGCGAACAACGCATTTATAAAGGAGTTATTCTCTGTAACGGCCATCACTGGTGTAAACGGTTTCCAAACTTTAAGGGAACCTTTGCCGGGGACATTATCCATTCCAAAGACTACAAAACACCCGATATTTTACGAGGAAAACGAGTCTTAGTCATTGGCGGTGGCAACTCTGGTTGTGACATCGCTGCCGAAGCCGCCCGAGTTGCCGAAAAAAGCGTCTTGAGTTTGCGCGAATCCGTCTGGTTTATCCCTAAAAGCTTCGCCGGATTTCCCATTGTGGACTTAATTCGCGGTTGGATGCCGCAATGGTTTCAGCGGGTGTTAGCCTATACCATTATTCGCCTGACATTTGGCAAACATGAGCGATATGGCCTACCCAAACCGAATCATCGTATTTTTGATAAACACCCAACCCTAAATAACGAAGTTCCTTATTATATCAAACATGGTCGCATCTTGCCTAAGCCAGAGGTTAGCAAACTTGACGGTCAATTTGTCGAGTTTGTTGATGGCAGCCGGGAGGAGTTTGACTTAATTGTTTGCGCGACAGGCTATCATGTTGCCTATCCCTTTTTACCCGAAGAATTGCAACGAGTGCGCGGGGCGACGGTTCAATGTTATGGCGGTTCGTTTCTCGCTGATTATAAGGGATTAGCCTATCTAGGTTGGGGACAGGCCCGAGGCGGGGTGGGGTCTCTGATTGCGGCATTTGGACCTCGATTTGCCCGTTGTCTCAAGCTTCAGGATGAGATTGATGTTCCCCTGGGACTGGTGTTTAAAGCGATGGGACAGCAGTTACCAGAAACTCATTTGTCTGACCCTCATCGGGTGTTTCGTCAACTTAAACTCCTCGATTTCGCCTGGGGGTTGCTGAGGTGGAAGGCCCGTCAATTGGACAAGGAAGATCCAAATTTCCAGAATCAGCCGTTGTGA
- a CDS encoding XisI protein: protein MDSLEYHRIITEILQEYAKIPYAHRSLERRLIIGEDHKSYALFTVGQLNNKQVHGCVLHLEIIGDKVWIHQDGLEDGIADELLNAGIPQEKIVLGFHHPDLRPYTGFAIG, encoded by the coding sequence ATGGATAGCCTAGAATATCACCGGATTATCACTGAAATCTTGCAGGAGTACGCCAAAATCCCCTATGCTCATCGTAGCCTAGAGCGAAGGCTGATTATTGGCGAAGATCATAAAAGTTATGCCTTGTTTACCGTTGGACAACTCAATAATAAACAAGTTCATGGTTGTGTTCTCCACTTAGAAATTATCGGCGATAAGGTGTGGATTCACCAAGATGGCTTAGAAGATGGAATCGCCGATGAGTTACTAAACGCGGGTATCCCGCAAGAGAAGATTGTTTTAGGATTCCACCACCCTGATCTTCGACCTTATACGGGGTTTGCGATCGGTTAG
- a CDS encoding SDR family NAD(P)-dependent oxidoreductase, whose translation MTQFKDAAIVLTGAAGGFGQQFTRKLLKAGGQLILADLDEARLRQQAEAIQQEVKTGKVLACLGVDLSEPAGSQSLYDAVNALGVPVDILINNAGIGLYGRMDEVPTDKWERLMQVNLLAPMRLSTLFVADMIQRRQGHIVNISSLAGWIAVAGMAHYASSKFGLRGFSEGLFNEVKPYNVKVTAVYPYFSRTPLLQAEKYGSLAQETTGISDKDATDPERVIEAVVRAIAQDKLHVFPDGKAQVFHQLKRYFPPIITWGVDYFKPKQNAKP comes from the coding sequence ATGACTCAATTTAAAGACGCTGCGATCGTTCTAACCGGGGCGGCGGGTGGATTCGGTCAACAGTTTACCCGCAAATTATTAAAGGCTGGGGGACAGTTAATTCTAGCTGACTTGGACGAAGCCAGGTTACGCCAACAAGCGGAGGCGATTCAACAAGAGGTTAAAACGGGCAAGGTTTTAGCCTGTTTGGGAGTCGATTTATCTGAACCCGCTGGATCGCAATCCCTCTACGATGCGGTTAACGCCTTGGGCGTTCCTGTTGATATTTTAATTAACAATGCCGGGATTGGCTTATACGGACGCATGGATGAAGTTCCTACGGATAAATGGGAACGGTTAATGCAAGTCAATTTGTTAGCCCCCATGCGGCTAAGTACCCTGTTTGTGGCTGATATGATTCAGCGTCGTCAAGGGCATATCGTTAATATCTCCTCCTTAGCCGGTTGGATTGCTGTGGCGGGGATGGCTCATTATGCCAGTAGTAAATTCGGCTTGCGCGGCTTTAGTGAAGGGCTATTTAACGAAGTCAAACCCTACAATGTCAAGGTAACGGCGGTCTATCCTTATTTTAGTCGCACCCCCCTGTTACAAGCTGAAAAATATGGGAGTTTAGCGCAAGAGACCACAGGAATTTCTGATAAAGATGCCACCGATCCTGAGCGAGTCATTGAGGCAGTGGTTCGGGCGATCGCCCAAGACAAACTCCACGTCTTCCCCGATGGAAAAGCCCAAGTTTTCCATCAACTCAAACGCTATTTTCCACCCATTATCACCTGGGGCGTAGACTACTTCAAACCCAAACAAAACGCAAAACCCTAA
- the ispF gene encoding 2-C-methyl-D-erythritol 2,4-cyclodiphosphate synthase, protein MKLRIGNGYDIHRLVEGRPLILGGVVLPHDRGLDGHSDADVLTHAIMDAMLGALSLGDIGHYFPPTDEQWRGANSLTLLQQVNRLIHKKGWTISNLDSVIIAERPKLKPHLQDMQDNLADTLEVDPTLIGIKATTNETLGPTGREEGIAVHAVVLLSALES, encoded by the coding sequence ATGAAGCTTCGCATCGGCAACGGCTACGACATTCACCGTCTAGTAGAAGGACGGCCTCTAATTCTCGGGGGGGTAGTTCTCCCCCACGATCGCGGACTCGACGGCCACAGTGATGCTGACGTGCTAACCCATGCCATTATGGATGCCATGCTAGGCGCACTCAGTCTGGGAGACATTGGCCATTACTTCCCCCCCACCGACGAACAATGGCGCGGGGCCAACAGTCTCACCCTCCTGCAACAAGTCAACCGCCTCATCCACAAGAAAGGCTGGACCATTAGCAATCTCGACAGCGTTATCATTGCTGAACGGCCCAAACTCAAACCCCATCTTCAGGATATGCAGGACAACCTGGCTGATACCCTGGAGGTAGACCCCACACTCATTGGTATTAAAGCCACCACCAACGAAACCCTCGGTCCCACGGGACGAGAAGAAGGAATCGCCGTCCATGCGGTGGTATTGCTAAGCGCCCTGGAGTCCTAA